A part of Melittangium boletus DSM 14713 genomic DNA contains:
- a CDS encoding YbaB/EbfC family nucleoid-associated protein: MPGIDLNYFIRQANKLTEKIEQRKKELAEETVEAQAGDGRVTVVANCIQEVRSIKIDKSLVDPNDLGMLEDLVTAAVNAALASSRDKMQRELGKISGGVKIPGIT; the protein is encoded by the coding sequence ATGCCCGGCATCGACCTGAACTACTTCATCCGTCAGGCCAACAAGCTCACGGAGAAGATCGAGCAGCGCAAGAAGGAACTGGCCGAGGAGACCGTCGAGGCCCAGGCCGGTGACGGCCGGGTGACGGTGGTCGCCAACTGCATCCAGGAAGTGCGCAGCATCAAGATCGACAAGTCCCTCGTGGACCCGAACGACCTGGGCATGCTGGAGGACCTGGTGACCGCCGCCGTCAACGCCGCCCTGGCGAGCAGCCGGGACAAGATGCAGCGCGAGCTCGGCAAGATCTCGGGCGGCGTGAAGATCCCCGGCATTACTT